GTTAAAGGACTATCGCAAGAGGAACTGGAGACTCGTGGTGATTTGGTGCTTATGCTATCAGAGAGAATTCAGGCAATACCTGATGGGAGTACAGATGCAGCCAAAAGAACAGGAGGTTTTGGGACTTCATCATTcaacaaaaatattaaatttgACTCAGGTAATAATCAGGGCATAAATCATGTGTTTTAGCTTACGTTACAATTGGTTCCTGGGTTTCTCATGATGTCAAAAACCTATATTAGATGGACAGTTCGACGATGGTTTCTACCAGCAAACTGCAGAGACCACTCATTTTAGAGAAGAGTATGAGATGCGGAAAATGAAACAGGCTTGTAACTTGCCAATTCTTATTCTTTAGTTCCTTAATTCCTTTTGCTCTGTTGGTTTTACATGGAACCATCACATAACCGAATGTTGAATTCCACAGGATGAAGGGTTAGATATTATTTCAGAAGGCCTGGACACACTGAAAAATTTGGCTCATGATATGAACAAGGTTTCCCTCGTCCTCCGACTTGCCTCCCAAACATGATTCTGTTCTCAGGAATAAAACTGTTTCTTGATCATCATTTAATTCCACTTTGTTTCAGGAATTGGATAGGCAAGTTCCTTTGCTTGACGAAATTGACACAAAGGTTAGATTGGTTTCTTAAATCTCCTTTTATTGGATTACTATAACAAACAACTTTTCATGAATCAACTTAATTAATTCGGTTGTCTTACAGGTGGATAAGGCAACCACCgatatcaaaagcaataatgtCAGACTCAAGGAAAACATTAACAAGGTAACCCTGAAGTTTATTAGAATTCCTCCTCCCCTGCCCAGTTCAAAatgcagaattttttttttcccAACTCAAATATTTATGAGGTCTATGCACATTTGTAATTTTTCTCCAGATAAGGTCCAGCAATAACTTCTTTATCGATATAATACTTATCTGTATCCTTCTAGGAATTGTGGCCTACCTTTACAAGTGAGTATCTATCTTCGGAGATTACTTTACattgtttcttctttttcagcTTTATGATACCTTCTTTGATGATACTTATGCTCCAAAGTACTTTAGGATTTATGATACCTTCTTTTCTGTGCTTAGAGAAAGTCATCAGGCCTTGTATAGTGATTCCACCAGTAAACACACAGCCCCCACCCCCctcccaaaaggaaaaaaaacaaagaagaagaacaagaaaaaatGGTTCCTGAAAGGATCTGTCTCCTATTTCTTTTGGTTTAATTTGCTTAAGCATATTATAATCTAAGAAAGAAGATGCCAGGAAAGTTTGATCCAAGCAAGAACGCGCAGTTTTGGAAAATTATGTGTAGCTCCAGACTTGCTAACCTACTGTCAGTAATATCTTAAGCCTGTCTAGGAGAAAAATGAGGGCACCAGATATTCTAATTGACTCAGTGTTCAAAATGGCTAAGTCATTAGTCCATTAGATTGATAATATATCAACTAGACCTGCTGATCAATGAACCTTGAACATATTAAGTACTACTCCATGAACTCGGAAAGGGAAGTAAAGCCTGAATAAACGAACTTTTTGCTTATTTATCATACGTAATATGTATCTCTAAACAAAAACTTATTACTGGTGCAGTATACTGAAGTAAAGTACTGGGAGCTTCATTTGACCTTGATTAATCTCCCAGGGTATGGTGTACGATTCATCTACTCCAGCACTTGCTAATTCTGTATTGTACTAGCCTCAGGAAATCCTGATTTAAGGATGTATAATTTGCTACTTCTTCTTTTGTTCGTCTTTTTACGAATAGAGATGCTCTAAATGTAATCACCTGTGTATAGAAGTCTAAGTCGTAACTGTGTTCTATATTCTTTTGTTACCCCCCAccctgttgcggaagccaaatgtatatagtgtgaataagtcacaactactataccaaaaattatgacagccaccaaataataaataagacaataaaacaacaataaagggaacaccagaatttacgaggttcggctaattttgcctactcctcggacacaaccaatattttatttcactccaaaaatacaagtgaaataatactaaagagagaagatacaaatgccttaaacagatgagaaggcaaatgagaggtgtatttaaatcctaaacattaagccttcttttataggggaaaagttTCCCACCAACTCcttaacccaccgatgtgggatggAAATTTGACataattcaacaaatctccaccttggcaaaattccacatcttcaattttctctcggtaacaaattttggttgtgtcttcatcttcaatcttcagtgttcaacaatgttgatcaaatccaaacaatgttgaaacttgaccgcagtcaccacctttgtcagcatatcagcaggattctccgtagtatgaattttcttcatcgtgactccaccttcttctatgatttctcgtacaaaatgataccgaacatcaatgtgcttcgtccttgcatgataaacttggttcttcgctaattgaatagcactttgactatcacaaaaaattgtgataccttt
The Nicotiana sylvestris chromosome 11, ASM39365v2, whole genome shotgun sequence DNA segment above includes these coding regions:
- the LOC104214644 gene encoding syntaxin-71-like isoform X2, which produces MSQNIARNRERKQSTILFPPSFSISPKFSGDRKSLSEPKMSVIDIIFRVDSICKKYDKYDVEKQRSANDSSSDAFARLYSSFESQIDATSQKAEMAAMETNRAKAVAMKAEVRRTKARLMDGIQKLQKLAQKKVKGLSQEELETRGDLVLMLSERIQAIPDGSTDAAKRTGGFGTSSFNKNIKFDSDGQFDDGFYQQTAETTHFREEYEMRKMKQDEGLDIISEGLDTLKNLAHDMNKELDRQVPLLDEIDTKVDKATTDIKSNNVRLKENINKIRSSNNFFIDIILICILLGIVAYLYKFRRNWSRSRVLIHSSFRRIFEESLSCCWRS
- the LOC104214644 gene encoding syntaxin-71-like isoform X3, with protein sequence MSQNIARNRERKQSTILFPPSFSISPKFSGDRKSLSEPKMSVIDIIFRVDSICKKYDKYDVEKQRSANDSSSDAFARLYSSFESQIDATSQKAEMAAMETNRAKAVAMKAEVRRTKARLMDGIQKLQKLAQKKVKGLSQEELETRGDLVLMLSERIQAIPDGSTDAAKRTGGFGTSSFNKNIKFDSDGQFDDGFYQQTAETTHFREEYEMRKMKQDEGLDIISEGLDTLKNLAHDMNKELDRQVPLLDEIDTKVDKATTDIKSNNVRLKENINKIRSSNNFFIDIILICILLGIVAYLYNILK